The Planctomycetota bacterium genome has a segment encoding these proteins:
- a CDS encoding NAD(P)H-dependent oxidoreductase subunit E: protein MAQSPRSMLRQRRRGLPPPPPDADIAAHLDDLGVSPASNLIGVLQDVQERFGYLPPAALRETSRRTRIPLSRVWGVVSFYAQFYTEPRG from the coding sequence ATGGCGCAGTCGCCGCGGTCCATGCTGAGGCAGCGCCGGCGCGGCCTGCCTCCGCCGCCGCCCGACGCCGATATCGCCGCGCACCTGGACGACCTGGGCGTCTCGCCGGCGTCCAACCTCATCGGCGTGCTGCAGGACGTGCAGGAGCGTTTCGGCTACCTGCCGCCGGCGGCCTTACGGGAGACCAGCCGCCGGACGCGCATCCCGCTGAGCCGCGTCTGGGGCGTCGTCTCCTTCTACGCCCAGTTCTACACGGAGCCCCGCGGC